A window of Mucilaginibacter robiniae genomic DNA:
GATACATACCGAGTTCTGGTAGTAAATGATCCATCGCCTTTCAAACAAGACAAAATGATTTCAGCAGAACGTCCCCACAGGTAGTCGATAACAACGTTAAAAGGCGTTTGGGCATGTGCTTCTTTTAACTGGGCCTTCAATTCATCATCGGCTTGTTGTAAAGATATAATCTGGTCGGCACCCAGCAGTAATAAATCATTTGATGATTGTTGATTTCTCCCGGTTACAATTACCATTTGGGCACCATAATGCTTGGCAATCTGTACCGCTACGCGCCCAGTAAAGCCAGTAGCACCGTTAATCAGCACCACATCGCCCGGTTGTATATTAGCTTTAAACTTAAGCCCCATAGCTGCACCGATAACAGCATTCGGTAAAGCCGCGGCGGTAATATCGTCCAACTCGTCCGGCACTTTTACCAAGCGGCTTTTGTCGATAGTCGCTTTTTCGGCCAGCATACCGCTTACGCCAAAGCCATATACACGGGTACCATCAGGCAATAGGCATACCCCATCACCGCCAATCACCCGTCCGCTTGCGGCTGGCTTATCACTTGAATAATGTTTACCAGAAGACCGATTTTTATCAAAATGCTTAATGGCTACTGCTTTTACCGTAACTAATAACTCATCGTCACTTTGAACTACAGGTTCAGGAAAATCAACATACTGAGGTAACTCCCCTTTTTGATACAATACGGCTGCTTTCATTTTCTTTTTATTTGGTTGAGCCAAAATTAGATCAGAGAACAACGTCGTGACGATAACATATGTTATCAAGTTCAAAAGTGCAGTTTACCTTTAGCCAGCTTACTTTTGATACGACTGAGGTGTACAGTACTCACACCCAAATAAGAAGCAATGTAATGCTGCGGCACCCGCTGTACAATATGCGGCCTTTCGTTTAATAAATTTTGGTAACGTTCTTCGGGTGTGTCACGAATAAAGGAAACAAACTCATTGAT
This region includes:
- a CDS encoding quinone oxidoreductase family protein; its protein translation is MKAAVLYQKGELPQYVDFPEPVVQSDDELLVTVKAVAIKHFDKNRSSGKHYSSDKPAASGRVIGGDGVCLLPDGTRVYGFGVSGMLAEKATIDKSRLVKVPDELDDITAAALPNAVIGAAMGLKFKANIQPGDVVLINGATGFTGRVAVQIAKHYGAQMVIVTGRNQQSSNDLLLLGADQIISLQQADDELKAQLKEAHAQTPFNVVIDYLWGRSAEIILSCLKGDGSFTTRTRYVSVGSITGDLIQLSAANLRSVDLQLTGSGLGAWSNAQIKQLFSEILPEMFQLAASGKLKVDTIAVKLENIAELWKLEVTNGQRLVVTI